The region CAATCCGCTCGCTCAAGCAGTCCCGCACGTACGAGGTGGCTCTCTCCCAGCGTGGATTCGGTCCCGTCGCCGGGGTAGACGAGGCTGGTCGGGGCGCATGCGCCGGCCCTATCGTCATCGCCGCCTGCTCGATGCCGGACCGCACGATCCCCGAGCTGGCGCAGCTCACCGATTCGAAGAAGCTCTCGCAGTCCGCCCGCGAGCGACTTTTCCCACTCATCCAGCGCTTCGCCACCGCTTGGAGCGTGGTAGCCGTACCCGCCGCCGAGATTGACGAGTTCGGAATCCAGCACGCCAATGTCTCGGGTATGCGTAGGGCCGTCGCGCGACTTTCCTCCGCGCCAGGCTATGTGCTTACCGACGCCATGAAGGTCCCCGGTCTACGTTCGCCGTATTTACCGATTATCGGCGGAGACGCTGCGTGCCGGTGCATTGCCGCGGCGAGCGTTCTGGCCAAAGTCACTCGAGACCGCATTATGGTCGACCTCGCCGGCCGGTACCCGAACTACGGGTTCGAGGGGCACAAAGGCTACGGAACGGCCACACACATGGATGCCATCGAGCGTGTCGGGGCGTGTGCGGAGCATCGGGCGTCGTATAGCAATGTGCGACAGGCCCAGGCCGTGTTCTTGTCCCAATCCGGTGTGTAATCC is a window of Corynebacterium lactis RW2-5 DNA encoding:
- a CDS encoding ribonuclease HII, encoding MRSLKQSRTYEVALSQRGFGPVAGVDEAGRGACAGPIVIAACSMPDRTIPELAQLTDSKKLSQSARERLFPLIQRFATAWSVVAVPAAEIDEFGIQHANVSGMRRAVARLSSAPGYVLTDAMKVPGLRSPYLPIIGGDAACRCIAAASVLAKVTRDRIMVDLAGRYPNYGFEGHKGYGTATHMDAIERVGACAEHRASYSNVRQAQAVFLSQSGV